GACCCACCTCGGCGAACCGCAGCGCCTCGGCGCGGTCGTCGGCGACGAACACAGTGCGCGATGCTGTGATCCGCGGGGCGACGCCGCCGGGGAGGGCATCGAGGTACGCGTCGATGATGGGGTTCTGCACGTCCGCGAGTGAGGCGTGCAGGGCGTCGGGGCGACGAGGCTGCGTGCGCGACAGCAGCAGACCGTGACCGTGCACGCCGGCGCGATGGCCGCCCGGTGCCGAGAACGTCGCCTGCCAGATGCGTTCGTCGAGCGTGGACGCATCGGGGTAGAGGGCGTTGCCCTCGCCGATGTCGCGCCCTCCCAGCGCGTCGAGCAGCACGCCGAGCTTGCGGTCGTAGGTGGCGGCCTTGTGACGTACGTCCTCTCCGAACGGCGAGAACGACGAGGGCGTACCACCGCTGCCGAGACCGAGATCCAGGCGTCCGCCCGACAGCAGATCGGCCACTGTCGCGTCCTCCGCGACCCGCACCGGGTCTTCGATCGAGAGCGTGATCACGCCGGTGCCGAGGCGGATGCGGGAGGTCTGCGCTGCGACGTGGGCGAGGAACACCAGAGGCGAGGGAAGCCCTCCCTCCGCGGCGTGGAAGTGATGCTGGGCGACCCACGCCCGGCCGATGCCGTGGCGCTCGGCGTGCTGGATCTGCGCGGTCGCGAGGGCGTAGCGCTCCGCGGGGGCGGCATCGTCGAGCAGGCGGGTGAAGAACGCGATGGACGGTGCGCTCATCGGGAGACCTCCGTTCGTCCGGGAACCGCGGCGAGCAGCTCCCTGGTGTAGGCGTGCTGCGGGGCGTGGAAGAGCTCTTCCGTGATCCCCTCCTCGACGATCCGGCCGCGGCGCATGACCGAGACCGTGTGGCTGATCCGTCGCACGACGGCGAGGTCGTGCGAGATGAAGAGGTAGGTGAGTCCGAGCTCGTCCTGCAGCGAGGTGAGCAGTTCGAGGATGCGGGCCTGCACGGTCACGTCCAGAGCGGACACGGCCTCGTCGAGCACCACGATCTCGGGGTCGATCGCCAGGGCGCGGGCGATCGCGACGCGCTGGCGCTGGCCGCCCGAGAGTTCCCGCGGCGTGCGCTGTGCCACATCCGCCGGGAGCGACACCCGGTCGATCAGGGCGAGAGCGCGCTGCTGCCGTTCCTTGCGCGAGCCCACACCGAAGTTCTGCAGCGGCTCGGCGATGATGTCGACGATCTGCTGGCGCGGATCGAGCGAGGCGAACGGGTTCTGGTAGACGAGCTGGATGCGACGCCGCAGCGCACGCAACTGCTTTCCTGAGGCGCCGGTCACATCGTCACCGTCGAGCAGGATGGATCCCACCTCCGGCCGGAGGAAGCGGGTCACGAGGCGTGCCGTGGTGGTCTTCCCCGACCCGGACTCCCCCACCAGCGCGTGCGTGGTGCCACGCCGCACACGGAACGAGACGTCGTCGACCGCGCGGAACCGCTCCCGCCCTGCGACGGAGAACTCCTTGACCAGACCCTCGGCCACAATCGCGAAGGGGTTCTCCGCGGCGACCGCGGCCGCATCCCGCAGGAACGGGGGCGCCTCCGGACGGCGGAACCCGGTCGTGAACGCCGGCGCGTCGGCGAGGAGCTGTCGCGTGTAGCCGTCGCTCGGCGCAGCCAGCACCTCGGCGCTCGATCCCTGTTCGACGATTCGGCCGTCCTTGAGCACGACCAGGCGCTGCGCACGGTCGGCGGCGACGCCGAGATCGTGGGTGACCAGCAGGATGCTCGT
The sequence above is drawn from the Candidatus Microbacterium colombiense genome and encodes:
- a CDS encoding putative FMN-dependent luciferase-like monooxygenase, translated to MSAPSIAFFTRLLDDAAPAERYALATAQIQHAERHGIGRAWVAQHHFHAAEGGLPSPLVFLAHVAAQTSRIRLGTGVITLSIEDPVRVAEDATVADLLSGGRLDLGLGSGGTPSSFSPFGEDVRHKAATYDRKLGVLLDALGGRDIGEGNALYPDASTLDERIWQATFSAPGGHRAGVHGHGLLLSRTQPRRPDALHASLADVQNPIIDAYLDALPGGVAPRITASRTVFVADDRAEALRFAEVGLRRAAEGFRRQGQTIPGDDSIDELISALDTHLGTPEQVAESLAADATLARATEVAFQVHSVDAPHDHVLRSIELFAEQVAPALGYTVNPTLKEKA
- a CDS encoding ABC transporter ATP-binding protein, with product MSVLAVSDLRVSYATRSGPRDVVHGVSFEIGEGETLALVGESGSGKSTTAHALLGLLPAGGRVEGGSVRLGDLEIAGWTDRALRSIRGPEIGLVPQDPTTSLDPVRTIGAQVEEILRLHGHRDRRSRRARAIELLDRVGIDDPDLRARQYPHELSGGMRQRVLIATAIALRPRLLIADEPTSALDATVQRRVLDLLDELRQEEGTSILLVTHDLGVAADRAQRLVVLKDGRIVEQGSSAEVLAAPSDGYTRQLLADAPAFTTGFRRPEAPPFLRDAAAVAAENPFAIVAEGLVKEFSVAGRERFRAVDDVSFRVRRGTTHALVGESGSGKTTTARLVTRFLRPEVGSILLDGDDVTGASGKQLRALRRRIQLVYQNPFASLDPRQQIVDIIAEPLQNFGVGSRKERQQRALALIDRVSLPADVAQRTPRELSGGQRQRVAIARALAIDPEIVVLDEAVSALDVTVQARILELLTSLQDELGLTYLFISHDLAVVRRISHTVSVMRRGRIVEEGITEELFHAPQHAYTRELLAAVPGRTEVSR